The Pyrus communis chromosome 12, drPyrComm1.1, whole genome shotgun sequence genomic sequence GCAACTCCGTTAAACAATTTCCTTACAAGAAAATAAGTAAGGTTGACCCAACCACTATGAAGGATTCCTCGAAGAGTTAAGGATTAGTAATCCTTTTCAGAAATTAAATGGATTCGGTCTTATACATACTCAAGGaaggtaataaaaaaaaaaactatttttgctCCGCTTGGCCTTGTCCCTCTCTAGGGGTATTTTAGTGATATGTGTTATAGGAATTGGACAATCCTATTTGGTCAAGTTGTAAAAACTTGtgaacaataaaaaattaaaaaattatattatgcTTCGATACATTGCATATACTAAATAAATGAAATGTTAATTACGTGACTAAAGTTCTGAAAATGAACTCAACGACTAAAAATATGAATGCTATCATACATTGGTGCATACTAAAAAATTCGTGACAATACGAGGAAGAAAAAAGATATATATCTCTACCGGTAGCACCGAATTTTCCATGCACCCAAAGGAATGTTGACAAGGAAAATCTGGAGGCCACAAGAACTTGTGGCTGAGAATCAAACGCCACGTTGTGACGTGGCACCCACTTCCAGCTAGTTTAAACGGATCAAAATCGTAGACGACGCTTTACCACGCCCAATGCCACCACGACTCTCacccaaaagaaacaaaaaggaaaacacCTCCAACACTCGCGCCTCTTTTCCCACTGTTTGGCTGCCGAGAAAATGCTGGAAACTAAGGACCCCGCGATCAAGCTCTTCGGGAAGAAGATTGCCCTCCCCGCCGACATCGACGACTTGGGTTTTGCTCGGCCTGTAGAGAAAGAAGTGGAGGTAGAGTCAGAGGAGgaggacgaagaagaagaggatgcAGAGACAGAGCAGGTAACAGTTTGTAACTCAGAGAGAAAGTTATTGTCTAAATTTTCGTTTGGATTCGACCCTTTTGTTAAAATGCTGAGAGCTTTGAAGGGTCGAGCTTGTTTTCTTGAttcgttttcatttttctatttttgtttgattttttgatCCTGTTTAATTAAGTTCATAAATTTTAGCAGATGAAAGAATCAGGGAAAGAAAGTGGAAATTCTGAGCCTTTTTTTTCCAGTTGAAAGTTGAAATCGAAAATTTGTTGCCTTTTGATTGtttgattcaattttgtttATCAATGAAACGATTTTCAATCAATGGATTTCACTCCAGCTTTTGGAAAAGTATTAAATTTGATCAGTTTTATTACTTCTTTGTTTAataattttggttaattaagtCCAATTTACATATAGCTAATTAGATTGTTTTTAAGTGTGACTGCAGATAAAAAACTGTGAAACTGTTTATGCTTCTTGATTTTCTCCTAATTAAGCAGCCAGATTTTCAGCTGTGAGATTTATTTATTCTTCATATGAAAGAAATCTGGAAGGTTTTCTGTTGATTTTCTGAGCTGTTGTTTTCATTAATCTGGAAATATTACCCGATTCTAAATCGTATTTGTAAAATTTTCAGGATTCGCCATCACGAAAATCGACAGAGAGCATAGAACAAGATGATGGTTCTCCTCCTAAAACTGAAGACCCTGCAAATCTGGAAATATTACCAGATTCTAATGTGAACCCGAAGACACCATCAACAGATGAAGAAAGTGCGCAATCGAAAACTGCTCAGACAGAGAAAGAACCGAGTACTGAAAACTCGGAAGAGAAAACCCTGAAGAAGCCTGACAAGATACTTCCATGCCCCCGCTGCAATAGCATGGACACTAAATTTTGTTACTACAACAATTACAATGTCAATCAACCGCGGCATTTCTGCAAAGCCTGTCAAAGATACTGGACTGCAGGTGGTACCATGAGGAATGTGCCTGTGGGAGCTGGACGTCGCAAAAACAAGAACTCTGCCTCACATTATCGCCACTTCACCATTACCGAGGCTCTTCAAGCAGCTCGGATTGATGCTCCAAATGGAGCTTACCACCCTGCATTAGAAAGCAATGGTAGAGTCCTAAGCTTCGGAGTGGATGCACCTATTTGTGATCCTATGGCTTCTGTTCTAAATCTTGCAGATAAAAATGTTTCAAGTAGTACTCGAAATGGTTTGCATAAAGGCGAAGAACAGGTATTTCGAGCTCCTTGCAAATCTAGGGAAAATGGTGATGATAGCTCCAGTGCATCTTCTGTAAATGTTTCAAAACCACACTTGCAGAATGTCAATGGTTTCTCTTCGCAAATTCCTTGTCTTCCCGGTGTTCTGTGGCCTTATCCATGGAATGCAGCAGTTCCCCCACCGGCTTTTTGTCCTCCAGGATTTCCTCTATCACTTTGCCCTGCACCTTATTGGAACTGTGGCGTGCCTGGCACTTGGAACGTTCCTTGGTTTGGTCCACAACCCCCTTCTCCAAACCAAAAGTCTCCCCACTCTAGTTCAAATTCTCCAACATTGGGGAAGCATTCGAGGGATGAGGACGTTGTAAGACCAGATaatctggagaaacaagagCCATCAAGACAGAAAAATGGATGTGTTTTGGTTCCGAAAACATTACGGATTGATGATCCAAGTGAAGCTGCAAAGAGTTCAATATGGGCAACGCTCGGAATCAAGAACGATTCCATCAGTGGCAAAGGACTGTTCAAGGCCTTCCAACCAAAGAGTGATCAAAAGAAAATTGTCCCTGAGACCTCCCCCGCAATGCGAGCAAATCCAGCTGCATTGTCTAGATCCCTCAACTTTCATGAGAGCTCATGAAGTAGCTAGCTAGCCAAGTAGCCATGAGTTTTGGCAGATAACCCCATCCAGCTAGGCCATTTTAGTTGAGCTGGTCGAATCGGAGATGCAGAATTGGAGGGGCAGTCTCTACTCTCTAGGGTTCCTCAGTATGATAGGGGAACTAATGTAGGATAAAGCGCTTGTGGGAGATTGGTTCCCTCTAGGATAAAGCTCTAGTGGCAACTACTTTCGCCTTTTTGCGCTATGCACTGGTCCCTTCTGATGTACTTAGTTTTTCTGAGGTTGTGTTCATGTACGTATCCATAATCTCTATATATGTGAAATACTATGATAGAATTGGAGATCCAAAGATCTTTCTATTCTCTTTTCTTGGGGGCCAAGGAAAAGAGCGGATCTACAACTGAGGCGCTACTATGATAATATTTCAAACTAATCAAAAAGTGTTGCGTTTGACTCTTGTTAGTAATACTAGTTGATTAATTTGAGATACCGTCACAGTGACATTTCTGTTATAATTAAGCTGT encodes the following:
- the LOC137711182 gene encoding cyclic dof factor 1-like — its product is MLETKDPAIKLFGKKIALPADIDDLGFARPVEKEVEVESEEEDEEEEDAETEQDSPSRKSTESIEQDDGSPPKTEDPANLEILPDSNVNPKTPSTDEESAQSKTAQTEKEPSTENSEEKTLKKPDKILPCPRCNSMDTKFCYYNNYNVNQPRHFCKACQRYWTAGGTMRNVPVGAGRRKNKNSASHYRHFTITEALQAARIDAPNGAYHPALESNGRVLSFGVDAPICDPMASVLNLADKNVSSSTRNGLHKGEEQVFRAPCKSRENGDDSSSASSVNVSKPHLQNVNGFSSQIPCLPGVLWPYPWNAAVPPPAFCPPGFPLSLCPAPYWNCGVPGTWNVPWFGPQPPSPNQKSPHSSSNSPTLGKHSRDEDVVRPDNLEKQEPSRQKNGCVLVPKTLRIDDPSEAAKSSIWATLGIKNDSISGKGLFKAFQPKSDQKKIVPETSPAMRANPAALSRSLNFHESS